The following proteins come from a genomic window of Nocardioides albertanoniae:
- a CDS encoding Fic family protein has product MLLRTESASSSQIEGVTAGARALALASIEAKSGPNAQLVTANVLAMQRAVALADDISVDSILAAHDALLAGHEYAAPGRFRTSQVWIGSNAVSPHTASFVPPHHTRVPASMDDLIAFVRRVDLPVLVQCAIAHAQFETIHPFNDGNGRVGRTLVHAMLRHADVTHRLTVPVSAGLLTDTSAYFEALTAYRSGDVEPIVRQFVNASFRAIRNGRHLVDDLERVYDGWGERLPSRRGSAARRLLPHLLNQPAVNVAYVEAATGAAMSAAQRAVEQLEDAKILTRVGSGQRNRVWLANEVIDALDAFAERVGRRG; this is encoded by the coding sequence GTGCTCTTGCGCACCGAGTCGGCGTCGTCTTCGCAGATCGAGGGTGTCACCGCCGGTGCCCGGGCCCTGGCGCTCGCTTCGATCGAGGCGAAGAGTGGTCCGAACGCCCAGCTCGTCACGGCCAACGTCCTTGCGATGCAGCGAGCGGTTGCGCTCGCCGACGACATCAGCGTCGACTCGATCCTCGCCGCCCACGACGCACTTCTCGCAGGACACGAGTACGCCGCGCCCGGACGATTTCGCACCTCTCAGGTATGGATCGGCAGCAACGCCGTGAGCCCGCACACGGCGTCCTTCGTTCCCCCTCACCACACGCGGGTGCCGGCAAGCATGGATGACTTGATCGCCTTCGTGAGAAGGGTGGACCTTCCGGTCCTGGTCCAGTGCGCGATCGCGCACGCACAGTTCGAGACGATCCACCCTTTCAACGACGGCAACGGACGTGTCGGTCGCACCCTTGTGCATGCGATGCTGCGTCACGCCGATGTGACGCACCGCCTGACAGTGCCGGTCTCGGCCGGTCTGCTGACCGACACGTCGGCGTACTTCGAGGCGTTGACGGCCTACCGCAGCGGCGATGTCGAGCCGATCGTCAGGCAGTTCGTCAACGCCTCCTTCCGCGCCATCCGCAACGGTCGCCACCTGGTTGACGATCTGGAGCGGGTATACGACGGCTGGGGGGAGCGCCTTCCCTCCCGCCGTGGATCAGCCGCACGACGGCTCCTGCCGCATCTGCTCAACCAACCGGCCGTGAACGTCGCCTACGTCGAGGCGGCGACAGGTGCAGCGATGTCTGCGGCTCAGCGGGCGGTCGAGCAGCTGGAAGACGCCAAGATCCTCACGCGCGTGGGCAGCGGCCAGCGCAACCGGGTGTGGCTCGCCAACGAAGTCATCGACGCGCTCGACGCCTTCGCCGAGCGCGTCGGTCGCCGCGGCTGA